From Candidatus Dadabacteria bacterium, one genomic window encodes:
- a CDS encoding DUF4143 domain-containing protein produces the protein WLKQTFPRSIVFDFLKTDVALEFIRNPALLRERLAPQTDRALASPVILDEVQKVPGVLDEVHWLVENKGLSFILCGSSARKLKRGRANLLGGRAWRYEMFPFAYPELERADLLRVLNRGLIPSHYLQQNYRRSLRAYVQDYLKEEVFSEGLVRNISAFSRFFEAMGYSHGELINYANIGRDCGVDSKSVKEYFQILVDTLLGSYVAPFKARKGRQVIGRAPKFYLFDVGVAGQLSGRKITEERGEQFGRALEHYIFMELSAHRSYRELHYEIDFWRTKTGLEVDFILAGGEVAVEVKGAGRVDNNDLKPIRAFIEEHKPGLAIVVSNEKRERKAGEVTILPWRVFLERLWGGEIIK, from the coding sequence TGGCTGAAGCAAACTTTTCCCCGCAGCATCGTATTTGATTTCCTGAAAACGGATGTTGCCCTTGAGTTTATACGCAACCCTGCGCTGCTCCGTGAGCGGCTCGCCCCGCAAACAGACCGCGCCCTCGCCTCACCGGTCATACTGGATGAGGTGCAAAAAGTTCCCGGAGTGCTGGACGAGGTTCACTGGCTGGTTGAGAACAAGGGGCTGAGTTTTATCCTGTGCGGCTCCAGCGCCAGAAAACTGAAACGGGGGCGCGCCAACCTGCTCGGCGGACGCGCGTGGCGTTACGAGATGTTTCCCTTTGCTTATCCAGAACTGGAGCGGGCGGACTTGTTGCGGGTCTTGAACCGGGGGCTTATTCCCTCGCATTACCTACAACAAAACTACCGGCGCTCTCTGCGGGCTTATGTTCAGGATTATCTCAAGGAGGAGGTTTTCAGCGAAGGTCTGGTGCGGAACATCTCCGCTTTCTCCCGGTTTTTTGAGGCCATGGGCTACAGCCACGGCGAATTGATAAACTACGCCAACATAGGGCGGGATTGCGGCGTTGACTCCAAGTCGGTCAAGGAGTATTTCCAGATACTGGTTGACACCCTGCTCGGCTCTTATGTCGCCCCGTTCAAGGCGAGAAAGGGGCGGCAGGTGATTGGCAGGGCTCCGAAGTTTTATCTGTTTGATGTCGGCGTCGCCGGGCAATTGAGCGGTCGCAAAATCACCGAAGAGCGCGGAGAGCAGTTCGGCAGGGCGCTGGAGCATTACATCTTTATGGAACTCAGCGCCCACCGCTCTTATCGGGAGTTGCATTATGAGATTGATTTCTGGCGGACAAAAACCGGGCTGGAGGTGGATTTCATTCTCGCCGGTGGTGAGGTGGCGGTGGAAGTGAAGGGCGCCGGGCGCGTGGACAACAATGACCTCAAACCGATTCGGGCTTTTATTGAAGAGCACAAGCCGGGGCTCGCCATAGTTGTCTCCAATGAAAAACGGGAGCGCAAAGCGGGGGAGGTTACCATTCTGCCGTGGCGGGTTTTTCTTGAAAGGCTGTGGGGCGGGGAGATAATAAAGTAG